A window of the Coprobacter fastidiosus genome harbors these coding sequences:
- the rpsN gene encoding 30S ribosomal protein S14, translating to MAKESMKAREVKRAKLVAKYAAKKAQLKAEGNYEALQLLPKNASRVRLHNRCKLTGRPKGYMRQFGISRIQFREMASAGLIPGVKKASW from the coding sequence ATGGCAAAAGAATCAATGAAGGCCCGTGAAGTGAAGAGAGCTAAACTGGTTGCCAAATATGCTGCAAAGAAAGCTCAGCTTAAGGCTGAAGGCAACTATGAAGCACTTCAATTACTGCCTAAAAATGCTTCTCGCGTACGTTTACATAATCGTTGCAAATTGACCGGACGTCCCAAAGGATATATGCGTCAGTTTGGAATTTCTCGTATTCAGTTCCGTGAAATGGCATCAGCAGGTTTAATTCCGGGTGTTAAAAAAGCAAGCTGGTAA
- the rplO gene encoding 50S ribosomal protein L15 — MNLSNLKPAEGSTKTRKRIGRGPGSGLGGTSTRGHKGAKSRSGYKKKVGFEGGQMPLQRRVPKFGFKNINRVEYKAINLETLQALAEAKKLEKIGIEALVEAGFVSENQLVKILGKGAISAKLEVEAHAFSKSAEAAIVAVGGTVVKL, encoded by the coding sequence ATGAACTTGAGTAATTTAAAACCTGCAGAAGGTTCTACAAAAACAAGAAAAAGAATTGGTCGTGGACCGGGTTCGGGTTTGGGTGGAACTTCTACAAGAGGTCATAAAGGTGCCAAATCAAGATCGGGATATAAAAAGAAAGTCGGTTTTGAAGGAGGACAAATGCCATTGCAACGTCGTGTCCCCAAATTTGGTTTTAAGAACATTAACCGTGTAGAATATAAAGCTATCAATCTTGAGACTCTCCAAGCTTTGGCTGAAGCTAAGAAATTGGAGAAAATCGGAATTGAAGCGTTGGTTGAAGCCGGTTTTGTTTCAGAAAATCAATTGGTTAAAATTCTTGGTAAAGGAGCAATTTCTGCGAAATTGGAAGTGGAAGCTCACGCTTTTTCCAAATCGGCCGAAGCTGCTATTGTTGCCGTAGGTGGAACCGTAGTTAAACTCTAA
- the infA gene encoding translation initiation factor IF-1 — protein MAKQAAIEQDGVIVEALSNAMFRVELENGHEITAHISGKMRMHYIKILPGDKVRVEMSPYDLSKGRIAFRYK, from the coding sequence ATGGCAAAACAGGCAGCAATAGAACAAGATGGAGTAATTGTAGAGGCATTGTCAAATGCAATGTTCAGAGTAGAATTGGAAAACGGACATGAAATTACGGCTCACATCTCAGGGAAAATGAGAATGCATTATATAAAAATCCTTCCCGGGGATAAAGTGAGAGTAGAAATGTCGCCCTATGATTTGTCAAAAGGAAGAATTGCTTTTAGATATAAATAA
- the rplN gene encoding 50S ribosomal protein L14: MIQQESRLTVADNSGAKEALCIRVLGGTGRRYASVGDIIVVAVKSVVPSSDIKKGAVSKAVIVRTKKEIRRQDGSYIRFDDNACVLLNGAGEIRGSRIFGPVARELRATNMKIVSLAPEVL; encoded by the coding sequence ATGATACAACAAGAGTCAAGACTTACAGTCGCAGATAACAGCGGCGCTAAAGAAGCACTTTGTATCCGTGTATTGGGAGGAACAGGAAGACGTTACGCATCGGTAGGTGATATTATCGTTGTTGCTGTTAAAAGCGTAGTTCCCTCGAGCGACATTAAGAAAGGTGCCGTATCTAAAGCAGTTATCGTGCGTACTAAAAAGGAGATCCGTCGTCAAGATGGTTCTTATATTCGTTTCGACGATAACGCGTGTGTATTGTTGAATGGGGCTGGTGAGATCAGAGGTAGCCGTATTTTCGGACCGGTGGCGAGAGAATTGCGTGCAACCAATATGAAAATCGTTTCATTAGCACCTGAAGTACTTTAA
- the rpsC gene encoding 30S ribosomal protein S3, producing the protein MGQKVNPISNRLGIIRGWDSNWYGGKNYGDTLLEDSKIRKYLNARLAKASVSRIVIERTLKLITITVCTARPGIIIGKGGQEVDKLKEELKKITDKDVQINIYEVKRPELDATIVASNIARQIEGKIAYRRAVKMAIASTMRMGAEGIKVQVSGRLNGAEMARSEMYKEGRTPLHTLRADIDYALVEALTKVGLIGVKVWICRGEIYGKKDLAPSFTSSKETRGNNGGGMGAKKGFKKQKSNR; encoded by the coding sequence ATGGGACAGAAAGTAAATCCGATAAGTAACCGTTTAGGAATCATCCGTGGATGGGATTCTAACTGGTATGGCGGCAAAAATTATGGAGACACGTTGCTGGAAGACAGCAAAATCCGTAAATATTTGAATGCCCGTCTTGCAAAAGCAAGTGTATCACGTATTGTGATAGAACGTACATTGAAATTGATCACTATAACCGTGTGCACAGCACGTCCGGGTATCATCATCGGTAAAGGCGGTCAGGAAGTTGATAAACTGAAAGAAGAGCTGAAAAAGATTACCGATAAAGATGTTCAGATCAATATCTATGAAGTGAAGAGGCCTGAATTGGACGCAACGATCGTTGCTAGTAACATCGCTCGCCAGATAGAAGGCAAGATCGCTTATCGCCGTGCCGTTAAAATGGCTATCGCCTCTACCATGCGTATGGGTGCAGAAGGTATCAAAGTCCAAGTTTCCGGCCGTTTGAATGGAGCAGAAATGGCGCGTTCCGAAATGTATAAAGAAGGACGTACTCCTTTGCATACATTGCGTGCCGATATCGATTATGCTCTGGTAGAAGCTCTCACTAAAGTGGGGTTGATCGGTGTTAAGGTTTGGATTTGCCGTGGAGAAATTTACGGAAAGAAAGATCTTGCTCCTTCATTTACCAGCTCGAAAGAGACTCGCGGTAATAATGGCGGTGGCATGGGAGCTAAAAAAGGCTTCAAAAAACAAAAAAGTAATCGTTAA
- the rplX gene encoding 50S ribosomal protein L24 — protein MSKLHIKKGDTVYVNAGEDKGKTGRVLRVLVKENRAVVEGINMVSKHTKPNAKNPQGGIVKMEAPIHISNLNLLDPKSNKATRIGRRVNEAGVLVRYSKKSGEEIK, from the coding sequence ATGAGTAAATTACACATTAAAAAAGGCGATACAGTGTACGTTAATGCCGGTGAAGACAAGGGTAAAACCGGTCGGGTATTGCGCGTTCTTGTGAAAGAAAACCGTGCTGTCGTAGAAGGTATCAATATGGTGTCGAAGCATACCAAGCCTAATGCCAAGAATCCTCAGGGAGGTATAGTAAAAATGGAAGCCCCCATTCATATTTCGAATTTGAACTTACTTGATCCGAAGAGCAATAAAGCGACTCGTATCGGTCGTCGGGTAAACGAAGCGGGTGTTTTAGTGCGTTATTCTAAAAAATCAGGAGAGGAGATTAAGTAA
- the rpmC gene encoding 50S ribosomal protein L29, producing MKIAEIRELSTKELVERIEAEAVALNRMEINHSISPLDNPAQIKLTRRMIARMKGELRQRELNKQ from the coding sequence ATGAAAATTGCAGAAATTAGAGAATTAAGTACCAAGGAATTGGTCGAAAGAATCGAAGCGGAAGCTGTGGCTTTGAACCGGATGGAGATTAATCACAGTATTTCTCCTTTGGATAATCCTGCACAAATAAAACTTACTCGCAGGATGATTGCGCGCATGAAAGGTGAGTTGCGCCAGAGAGAACTTAACAAACAATAA
- the rplF gene encoding 50S ribosomal protein L6 produces the protein MSRIGKLPINIPSGVTVTVNGDQVNVKGPKGELSQVITGGITVTTADGQVVVSRPSDDKEHRALHGLYRALIHNMVVGVSEGYKKELELVGVGYRAANNGQVLDLSLGYSHNIYLKLPKEIKIETKSERNKNPLIILESCDKQLIGQVCSKIRSFRKPEPYKGKGIKFVGEVIRRKSGKSAGAK, from the coding sequence ATGTCAAGAATAGGAAAATTGCCCATAAATATACCTTCAGGTGTAACAGTTACTGTTAATGGAGACCAAGTTAATGTTAAGGGCCCGAAAGGAGAATTGTCGCAAGTTATTACTGGTGGAATTACTGTAACAACAGCCGACGGACAAGTCGTTGTCAGCAGACCTAGCGATGATAAAGAACACCGAGCTTTACACGGATTGTATCGTGCTTTGATCCACAATATGGTAGTAGGAGTATCGGAAGGATACAAAAAAGAGTTGGAATTGGTAGGTGTGGGTTACCGTGCTGCCAATAATGGCCAGGTTCTAGACCTATCATTAGGTTACTCTCATAATATTTATTTGAAATTACCGAAAGAGATCAAAATTGAGACCAAGTCTGAGAGAAATAAAAACCCGTTGATTATTCTCGAATCTTGCGATAAACAACTGATCGGACAAGTATGTTCCAAGATCCGTTCTTTCCGCAAGCCTGAACCTTATAAAGGTAAAGGTATTAAATTCGTTGGTGAGGTGATCCGTAGAAAATCGGGTAAATCGGCTGGTGCTAAATAA
- the secY gene encoding preprotein translocase subunit SecY: protein MRAIETIKNIWKIEDLRNRILTTILLVMVYRAGTYVVLPGIDPQFLTQLQAQTRGGLMALLDMFSGGAFSNASIFALGIMPYISASIVIQLLGMALPHFQKLQREGESGRRKLNQYTRYLTVAILLIQGPSYLVNLRVQMAGAFPADFFFIVSSTIILAAGSMFIMWLGERITDKGIGNGISFIILVGIIARLPQALTQEFIMRTATTSGGLVMFLAEIVFLLFVISASILLVQGTRKVPVQYAKRVVGNKQYGGARQYIPLKVNTAGVMPIIFAQAIMFIPITLVGFSTSNATSAFMRSFMTNTGFWYNFVFAFLIIVFTYFYTAITVQPNQMAEDMKRNNGFIPGVKPGKRTAEYLDSIMSRITLPGSIFLAIVAIMPAFAQIIGISAEFSQFFGGTSLLILVGVVLDTLQQIESHLMMRHYDGLLKSGKIKGRSGSIAAY, encoded by the coding sequence ATGAGAGCAATAGAAACTATAAAAAACATATGGAAGATTGAGGATCTGAGAAATCGGATTCTCACTACCATTTTATTGGTTATGGTATACCGTGCGGGTACTTATGTGGTATTGCCGGGTATCGATCCGCAGTTCTTAACGCAGTTGCAAGCCCAGACAAGAGGTGGTCTTATGGCATTGTTGGATATGTTTTCCGGAGGGGCGTTTTCTAATGCTTCTATCTTTGCCTTAGGTATTATGCCTTATATCTCGGCATCTATTGTAATACAGTTATTGGGTATGGCTTTACCCCATTTCCAGAAACTTCAGAGAGAAGGTGAGAGTGGTCGTCGTAAGCTGAATCAGTACACCCGTTATTTGACAGTTGCCATCCTTTTGATCCAGGGTCCGTCTTATTTGGTCAACCTTCGGGTACAAATGGCTGGTGCTTTCCCTGCGGACTTTTTCTTTATAGTTTCTTCTACAATCATTCTTGCCGCTGGCAGTATGTTTATAATGTGGCTGGGTGAACGTATTACCGACAAAGGTATCGGTAATGGTATTTCATTCATCATCTTGGTCGGAATTATAGCACGTCTTCCGCAAGCTCTTACGCAAGAATTTATTATGCGTACAGCTACTACATCCGGAGGTTTGGTGATGTTTTTGGCCGAGATCGTTTTCCTTTTGTTTGTGATTTCGGCATCTATCCTGTTAGTACAAGGTACTCGTAAAGTTCCTGTACAATATGCAAAACGTGTGGTTGGAAATAAACAATATGGAGGTGCAAGGCAGTATATTCCTTTAAAAGTGAATACTGCCGGTGTTATGCCTATTATTTTTGCACAGGCTATCATGTTTATTCCTATAACCTTGGTAGGCTTCTCTACTTCGAATGCAACTAGTGCATTCATGCGTTCTTTCATGACGAATACAGGTTTTTGGTATAATTTCGTGTTTGCGTTTTTAATTATAGTATTTACATATTTCTATACTGCTATTACGGTGCAGCCGAATCAGATGGCAGAAGATATGAAACGTAATAACGGATTTATTCCGGGAGTAAAACCGGGGAAAAGAACAGCAGAATACTTAGACTCTATCATGTCTCGTATTACATTGCCAGGTTCTATTTTTTTAGCGATTGTTGCTATTATGCCGGCTTTTGCTCAGATCATCGGAATCAGTGCTGAATTCTCTCAATTCTTTGGGGGTACATCTTTGCTTATCCTTGTTGGTGTCGTTCTTGATACTTTGCAACAAATCGAAAGCCATTTGATGATGCGTCATTATGATGGACTTTTGAAATCGGGTAAGATTAAAGGTCGTTCGGGCTCGATTGCCGCATATTAA
- the rpsM gene encoding 30S ribosomal protein S13, with protein sequence MAIRIVGVDLPQNKRGEIALTYIYGIGRSASNTILSKAGIDKDIKVKDWTDEQSAKVREIIGAEYKVEGDLRSEVQLNIKRLMDIGCYRGIRHRNGLPVRGQSTKNNARTRKGRKKTVANKKKATK encoded by the coding sequence ATGGCTATAAGAATAGTTGGAGTAGACTTGCCGCAAAATAAAAGAGGCGAAATCGCGTTGACCTATATTTATGGAATAGGCCGTAGCGCGTCAAATACCATTTTGTCAAAAGCCGGTATTGATAAAGATATCAAAGTTAAAGATTGGACTGATGAACAGTCGGCTAAGGTTCGTGAAATTATCGGAGCGGAATACAAAGTTGAAGGAGATCTTCGTTCTGAAGTACAATTGAACATTAAGCGTCTTATGGATATCGGATGCTATCGTGGTATTCGTCATCGTAACGGCTTGCCTGTGAGAGGTCAAAGTACAAAAAATAATGCCCGTACACGTAAGGGTAGAAAGAAAACAGTTGCTAACAAGAAAAAAGCTACTAAATAA
- the rpsK gene encoding 30S ribosomal protein S11, producing MAKKTVAAKKRNVKVDAVGQAHIHSSFNNIIVSLANGEGQVISWSSAGKMGFRGSKKNTPYAAQMAAQDCAKVAFDLGLRKVKAYVKGPGNGRESAIRTIHGAGIEVTEIIDVTPLPHNGCRPPKRRRV from the coding sequence ATGGCAAAAAAGACAGTCGCAGCAAAGAAAAGAAATGTAAAGGTCGATGCAGTCGGTCAAGCACATATTCATTCTTCGTTCAACAACATTATTGTATCGCTTGCCAATGGAGAAGGCCAAGTTATATCTTGGTCGTCTGCCGGTAAGATGGGATTCAGAGGATCAAAGAAAAACACTCCTTATGCCGCTCAAATGGCCGCTCAGGATTGTGCAAAAGTCGCTTTTGACCTCGGATTGAGAAAAGTAAAAGCTTATGTGAAAGGGCCGGGTAACGGCCGTGAATCTGCTATCCGTACTATTCACGGAGCAGGTATTGAAGTAACTGAAATTATTGATGTTACTCCGCTTCCGCATAATGGATGTCGTCCTCCTAAAAGAAGAAGAGTTTAA
- the rpsD gene encoding 30S ribosomal protein S4, with protein sequence MARYTGPKTRIARKFGEAIFGPDKVLSKKNYPPGQHGANKRRKTSEYGIQLREKQKAKYTYGVLEKQFRNLFEKASRTKGIKGEVLLQLLEARLDNVVYRLGMAPTRAAARQLVSHKHIIVDGKVVNIPSFSVKPGQIVGVREKAKSLEVIADALSGFNHSKYPWIEWDEASKSGKFLHLPERADIPENIKEQLIVELYSK encoded by the coding sequence ATGGCAAGATATACCGGACCTAAAACAAGAATTGCCCGTAAATTTGGTGAGGCTATTTTTGGACCAGACAAAGTATTGTCTAAAAAGAATTATCCTCCCGGACAGCATGGCGCAAATAAGAGAAGAAAAACTTCTGAATATGGTATTCAGCTTCGTGAGAAGCAAAAAGCTAAATATACTTATGGAGTATTGGAAAAACAATTCCGTAATTTATTTGAAAAGGCTTCTCGTACCAAAGGTATTAAAGGTGAAGTATTGTTGCAATTGCTCGAAGCAAGATTGGACAATGTAGTGTACCGTTTGGGTATGGCTCCTACGAGAGCTGCTGCTCGTCAGTTGGTGTCTCACAAACACATTATTGTCGATGGTAAAGTTGTAAATATTCCTTCTTTCTCGGTAAAACCGGGTCAAATCGTTGGTGTTCGTGAAAAAGCAAAATCTTTGGAAGTAATTGCTGATGCATTATCAGGATTTAATCACAGTAAATATCCTTGGATAGAGTGGGATGAAGCTTCAAAGAGCGGTAAATTCTTACATTTACCAGAGAGAGCAGATATTCCTGAAAACATCAAAGAACAGTTGATCGTAGAATTGTATTCTAAATAA
- the rpsQ gene encoding 30S ribosomal protein S17 has product METRNLRKERVGVVTSNKMDKTITVAVKWKEKHPIYGKFVNKTKKYHAHDEKNECNIGDTVKLMETRPLSKMKRWRLVEIIERAK; this is encoded by the coding sequence ATGGAAACAAGAAACTTAAGAAAAGAAAGAGTCGGGGTGGTTACCAGTAACAAAATGGATAAAACCATTACTGTTGCCGTTAAATGGAAAGAAAAACACCCTATTTATGGTAAATTCGTAAATAAAACGAAAAAATACCATGCTCATGACGAAAAGAACGAGTGCAACATTGGTGATACTGTGAAGTTGATGGAAACTCGCCCTTTGAGCAAAATGAAAAGATGGAGATTAGTTGAAATAATCGAAAGAGCTAAGTAA
- the rplE gene encoding 50S ribosomal protein L5, which produces MSNTANLKNDYKERIVPILMKDFNYSSVMQVPVLKKIVINQGLGQAVADKKIIETAIAELTAITGQKAIATLSRKDISNFKLRKKMPIGVMVTLRREKMYEFLERLVRVALPRIRDFKGIEGKLDGRGNYTLGIQEQIIFPEINIDSISKILGMNITFVTSAQTDEEGYALLKEFGLPFKNAKKN; this is translated from the coding sequence ATGAGCAATACTGCAAATCTTAAAAACGATTATAAAGAAAGAATCGTCCCCATTTTGATGAAGGATTTCAATTACAGTTCTGTTATGCAGGTTCCGGTTTTGAAAAAAATCGTGATTAACCAAGGTTTAGGACAAGCTGTTGCTGATAAGAAAATCATTGAAACTGCAATTGCCGAATTGACTGCAATTACGGGACAGAAGGCTATAGCTACTCTTTCTCGCAAAGATATCTCGAATTTTAAATTGCGTAAAAAAATGCCTATCGGGGTGATGGTGACTTTGCGCCGTGAGAAGATGTATGAATTCTTGGAACGTCTCGTTCGTGTGGCTTTGCCTCGTATTCGTGACTTTAAAGGTATTGAGGGAAAACTCGACGGTAGAGGTAATTATACACTCGGAATTCAGGAACAAATTATTTTCCCTGAAATAAATATCGATAGTATTAGCAAAATTCTGGGAATGAATATTACCTTTGTAACTTCTGCTCAGACAGATGAAGAAGGTTATGCTTTATTGAAAGAATTCGGCTTACCTTTTAAAAACGCAAAAAAGAACTAA
- the rplR gene encoding 50S ribosomal protein L18 → MTTKIERRIKIKTRIRGKISGTAECPRMTVFRSNKQIYVQLIDDLAGKTIASASSKGLEGGAKKELAAQVGQLIAKKAQEAGVTSVVFDRNGYLYHGRVKELADAARNSGLKF, encoded by the coding sequence ATGACAACGAAGATAGAAAGAAGAATAAAGATTAAAACCCGCATACGTGGTAAAATTTCAGGTACAGCAGAATGTCCTCGTATGACTGTTTTTAGAAGTAATAAACAAATATATGTGCAACTTATCGATGACTTGGCTGGCAAGACAATTGCCTCTGCTTCTTCAAAAGGTCTTGAAGGCGGAGCCAAGAAAGAGTTGGCTGCGCAAGTTGGTCAGCTGATCGCTAAGAAAGCACAAGAAGCAGGTGTTACTTCAGTCGTATTTGATCGTAACGGTTACCTGTATCATGGACGAGTTAAAGAGTTAGCAGATGCTGCACGTAACAGTGGACTTAAATTTTAA
- the rplP gene encoding 50S ribosomal protein L16, producing MLQPKKTKFRRQQKGRMKGYAQRGNQLAFGSFGIKCLQSKWITGRQIEAARIAVTRYMQRQGQIWIRIFPDKPITKKPAEVRMGKGKGSPEGFVAPVTPGRILIEVEGVPFDVAKEALRLAAQKLPVTTKFIVRRDYDANQNA from the coding sequence ATGTTACAACCGAAGAAGACAAAATTCAGAAGACAACAGAAAGGGCGTATGAAAGGTTACGCTCAGCGAGGTAATCAGTTGGCCTTCGGTTCTTTTGGTATAAAATGTTTGCAATCGAAATGGATAACCGGACGTCAGATAGAAGCTGCACGTATTGCTGTTACCCGTTATATGCAGCGTCAAGGTCAAATCTGGATCAGAATATTTCCGGATAAGCCTATTACCAAAAAACCGGCTGAGGTGCGTATGGGTAAAGGTAAAGGTTCGCCCGAAGGTTTCGTGGCTCCTGTAACTCCGGGAAGAATCCTTATCGAAGTTGAAGGAGTACCTTTTGATGTTGCTAAAGAAGCGTTGCGTTTGGCAGCACAAAAGCTTCCTGTGACTACGAAGTTTATTGTTCGTCGTGACTACGATGCTAATCAAAATGCGTAA
- the rpmD gene encoding 50S ribosomal protein L30: MKTIKIKQVKSRIKCPAVQKRTLDALGLKKLNHVVEHTATPQILGMVAKVKHLVVVE; the protein is encoded by the coding sequence ATGAAAACTATCAAGATTAAACAAGTAAAAAGTAGAATTAAATGTCCTGCTGTTCAGAAAAGAACACTTGATGCACTGGGATTGAAAAAACTCAATCATGTTGTTGAACATACTGCGACTCCTCAAATCTTGGGAATGGTAGCAAAAGTGAAACATTTGGTTGTAGTAGAATAA
- the rpsH gene encoding 30S ribosomal protein S8, with the protein MTDPIADYLTRLRNAIKAQHRVVEVPASNLKKEITKILFDKGYILNYKFVEDGPQGSIKIALKYDPVNKVNAIKKLVRVSTPGLRQYTGYKDMPRVLNGLGIAILSTSKGVMTDKEARELMIGGEVMCYIY; encoded by the coding sequence ATGACAGATCCAATAGCAGATTATCTTACAAGATTGAGAAATGCGATTAAGGCTCAGCACAGAGTTGTTGAAGTTCCTGCCTCAAACTTGAAAAAAGAAATCACGAAAATCCTTTTTGATAAAGGTTACATTCTTAATTATAAGTTTGTAGAAGATGGTCCTCAAGGTTCAATTAAGATAGCTTTGAAATATGACCCGGTAAATAAAGTAAACGCAATCAAGAAACTTGTTCGAGTTTCTACTCCCGGTTTGCGTCAGTACACAGGTTATAAAGATATGCCCCGCGTATTGAACGGTTTGGGTATAGCAATTCTTTCTACCTCTAAAGGTGTAATGACAGATAAAGAAGCCAGAGAGTTGATGATTGGTGGTGAAGTAATGTGTTATATCTATTAA
- the map gene encoding type I methionyl aminopeptidase → MIYLKTDEEIELLRESNLLVGMTLGELAKWIAPGITTLKLDKIAEEFIRDHGAVPGFLGYGGFPNTLCVSVNEQIVHGIPSNYELKDGDIVSIDCGTLKNGFNGDSAYTFCVGEVAYDVRRLLKTTKESLYLGIEQAVEGKRVGDISNAVQTYCEKKGYSVVRELCGHGVGKRLHEDPEVPNYGRRGCGPLLKSGMVIAIEPMINLGSRNIVIERDGWTTRTRDRKPSAHFEHTVAVREGKADILSSFKYVEEVLGEKSI, encoded by the coding sequence ATGATTTATCTTAAAACAGACGAAGAAATAGAGTTGTTGCGTGAAAGTAATCTCTTGGTCGGAATGACATTGGGCGAATTGGCCAAATGGATTGCTCCGGGGATTACAACGCTGAAACTCGATAAGATTGCAGAAGAATTTATTCGTGATCATGGTGCTGTTCCCGGCTTTTTGGGGTATGGTGGTTTTCCGAATACGTTATGTGTTTCTGTTAATGAACAGATTGTTCATGGAATTCCGTCGAATTATGAACTTAAAGACGGAGATATCGTTTCTATAGATTGTGGAACGCTAAAGAACGGCTTTAACGGAGATTCTGCTTATACTTTCTGCGTAGGGGAGGTCGCTTATGATGTGAGGCGTTTATTAAAAACGACTAAAGAGTCTCTTTATTTGGGTATAGAGCAAGCTGTCGAAGGTAAACGTGTCGGAGATATAAGCAACGCTGTACAAACATATTGCGAGAAAAAAGGTTATTCGGTTGTCAGAGAGCTTTGTGGACATGGTGTCGGAAAGCGATTGCATGAAGATCCTGAAGTCCCTAATTATGGACGGCGAGGATGTGGCCCTTTATTAAAAAGTGGTATGGTCATTGCTATTGAACCGATGATTAATCTTGGATCGCGTAATATTGTTATCGAAAGAGATGGGTGGACTACTCGTACGCGGGACAGAAAACCTTCGGCTCATTTTGAGCATACGGTTGCTGTTCGGGAGGGAAAAGCTGATATTCTGTCGTCTTTTAAATATGTCGAAGAAGTTTTAGGCGAAAAATCAATTTAA
- the ykgO gene encoding type B 50S ribosomal protein L36 yields the protein MKVRASLKKRTPDCKIVRRNGRLYIINKKNPKYKQRQG from the coding sequence ATGAAAGTAAGAGCATCATTGAAAAAGCGTACGCCAGATTGCAAGATCGTAAGAAGAAATGGCCGCTTGTATATTATTAACAAGAAAAATCCTAAGTATAAACAACGTCAAGGATAA
- the rpsE gene encoding 30S ribosomal protein S5, protein MTGKNNRVKSTNDLELKDRLVAINRVTKVTKGGRTFSFSAIVVVGNEDGIVGWGLGKASEVTAAIAKGVEAAKKNLIQVPVRKGTIPHEQLAKFSGALVYLKPASHGTGVKAGGAMRAVLESVGITDVLAKSKGSSNPHNLVKATMVALGELRDACTVAQNRGVSLEKVFKG, encoded by the coding sequence ATGACAGGAAAAAATAATAGAGTAAAGTCAACTAACGACTTAGAGTTGAAAGACAGATTAGTAGCTATTAACCGTGTGACAAAAGTTACAAAAGGTGGACGTACTTTCAGTTTCTCTGCTATTGTTGTAGTAGGTAATGAAGACGGTATCGTTGGTTGGGGACTAGGAAAAGCCAGTGAAGTAACTGCTGCTATTGCTAAAGGTGTGGAAGCTGCAAAGAAGAACTTAATTCAAGTCCCTGTTCGTAAAGGTACTATTCCTCATGAACAATTGGCTAAATTTAGTGGAGCATTAGTATATTTGAAACCTGCATCTCACGGTACTGGAGTGAAAGCCGGTGGTGCTATGCGTGCTGTACTTGAGAGTGTTGGTATTACCGATGTGCTTGCTAAGTCAAAAGGTTCTTCAAATCCTCATAACTTGGTAAAAGCTACCATGGTTGCTTTGGGTGAATTAAGAGATGCTTGTACTGTAGCTCAAAATAGAGGTGTATCATTAGAAAAAGTGTTTAAAGGTTAA